Below is a window of Syntrophomonas wolfei subsp. wolfei str. Goettingen G311 DNA.
GGAAAGAACCCTATCACTGGCGCGAGTTTACTTTGAAAGAGGCGGTAATGAAATCGGATAATGTGGTTGCGGTTCGGGTAAACAGTATCTTAGGTCCAACAGCTGCCGCCAGCTACGCGGAAAAATTTGGTTTCAGTAATATTCAGCCGGTGCTTTCTCTGCCTTTGGGTGCCAGTGAGGTCAGACCCATAGATATGGCTTTGGCCTATGCGGTTTTTGCCAACCGCGGCCTATACAGTAATGCCAACTACATATTAAAGGTAACGGATAGAAACGGAAAGGTCTTAGAAGAAAATCGCCCCCAGCAGAGAAGGGTAATTGGGGAGGATAATGCCTATATAATTACCAATATCCTGGAAGGAGTACTGGAAGCGGGTGGTACGGGGGCACACCTGCGCAACGTTTTCGGAGATAGGATTGCTGCGGGGAAAACGGGAACTACTGATGAATTCAAGGATGCCTGGTTTGTTGGCTTTACTCCCCGTATTTCTTGTGCGGTTTGGGTGGGTTATGACAAAAACCGGGATGTTAATATTTCCGGTGGGGTAATTGCCGGGCCGATCTGGGCTAATTTTATCGAGGGAGCTTCCCGGAGGCTGGCCGAAGGTGATTTTTATCGTCCGGATAATATAAGACTGCTCAATATCTGCCTGGATAGTGGGCTGGTTGCCAGCGAATCCTGCCCCCGGCAAGTGGAAATGGCTTTTGTAGAGGGGAGCGAGCCCGAAGATATATGTTATGAACACCGTGAAGAAAATGAGGGGAGCCTTGATGACGGTATCTTTCCCTGGTGGCAAAGCTGGTCTCCATAAAGGTGGGAGATGCGGGAAGTATCTAAATATATCCAAATCTTTTGCCGTATTTCAGGTAGCCCTGAAATCATGCCTTATCCATACTACGATTTTCTCACTTGCCAAATTATTGCTGGCTAGCTCTGGCCCTTAATGGTAGAATTTCCTTAGCTGTCCTTTTGCATTAAGGGCTTTTGCTTATTCCAACAAGGAGAGAAAAATGCGTAATATGGAGCTCCGGGAAGGTATAAAAGATTCAATACCCATTGTTTTAGGTTATTTGCCTCTGGGCTTCGCCTTTGGTGTTCTGGCCACGGAAGCCGGAATGAATCTGCAACAAGCCACTGCTATGTCTGTTTTGTGCTTTACCGGTGCCGGGCAATATATAGCTATTGGGGTTATGCAGGCGGGAGGAGCAGTAATTACGGCTATTTTAGCCAACCTTTTAATAAACCAGAGATACACTCTCTTTGCTACTTCCATGGTTCCCTATATAAATAAGCTCCCTACCCGCTGGGCGGCTTTTTTATCCTATGGCCTCACGGATGAAACCTATGCCGTAGCCATGAACCGGTATAGGCAACGGGAAGCCAGTATCTCATATATGGCGGGACTGAACCTGACTTCACATTTATCCTGGATTGGCAGTACTATTTTAGGAGCCTGGCTGGGCAGCATGATTAGCAATACCGAGCGTTTTGGTCTGGATTTTGCTTTACCGGCTATGTATACTTGCCTTCTAGTTTTCATGGTGAACAAAAAAAGTGATGCTCT
It encodes the following:
- a CDS encoding AzlC family ABC transporter permease gives rise to the protein MRNMELREGIKDSIPIVLGYLPLGFAFGVLATEAGMNLQQATAMSVLCFTGAGQYIAIGVMQAGGAVITAILANLLINQRYTLFATSMVPYINKLPTRWAAFLSYGLTDETYAVAMNRYRQREASISYMAGLNLTSHLSWIGSTILGAWLGSMISNTERFGLDFALPAMYTCLLVFMVNKKSDALVAIIAAVICLLTGYLLPGSMKNLSNIIIATLIGASLGMLIDERN